From the genome of Longimicrobium sp., one region includes:
- a CDS encoding serine hydrolase domain-containing protein, with protein MKRARALMTGLLVAASVVACDKDPPPFSPPVTPPAEIPISGAAVPGMGSYDQIIPDLMRKYAIPGGAVAVLRDGKLIYARGFGYADVENKTPVQPDALFRIASVSKPITSVAIMKLVEDGKLKLDDRVAPFIAHLAPAQGATVDPRWEQITIRQLLNHTGGWDRDKPNGGFDPMFRPAIAAAAVNAPAPASAETVIRYMKGMPFDFNPGEKFVYSNFGYAILGRVIERLSGMPYEDYVRTRVLQPVGANRTRLGKTRMRDALADEVKYYLPEEPGMGLTAPLVPSVFPGEGTVPINYGGYYLEAMDSHGGWVSSTVDLLRFVAGVDGRADRPDILSAALVAEMTSNGPALCAGACYYAGGWLVRPTQGDATWSHGGSLPGTTSILVRSYHNFSWVALFNARSGTNFDAELDAALWNALAGVTSFPTHDLFSTFR; from the coding sequence ATGAAACGCGCAAGAGCGTTGATGACTGGATTGTTGGTGGCTGCGTCGGTCGTCGCATGCGACAAGGACCCGCCGCCTTTCTCTCCTCCGGTTACGCCTCCCGCGGAGATTCCGATCAGCGGTGCTGCTGTGCCGGGAATGGGGTCTTACGATCAGATCATCCCCGATTTGATGCGGAAGTACGCCATTCCCGGTGGCGCGGTTGCCGTGCTGCGCGATGGCAAGCTGATCTATGCGCGCGGCTTTGGTTACGCGGACGTCGAGAACAAGACGCCGGTGCAGCCCGACGCGCTGTTCCGGATCGCCAGCGTGTCCAAGCCGATCACCAGCGTCGCCATCATGAAGCTCGTCGAAGACGGCAAGCTCAAGCTCGACGATCGTGTTGCGCCGTTCATCGCGCACCTCGCCCCTGCACAGGGAGCGACCGTCGATCCGCGGTGGGAGCAGATCACCATCCGGCAGCTGCTCAACCACACCGGGGGCTGGGATCGTGACAAGCCGAATGGCGGATTCGACCCGATGTTTCGGCCGGCGATCGCCGCAGCCGCGGTCAACGCGCCCGCGCCGGCGTCCGCTGAGACCGTGATCCGCTACATGAAGGGAATGCCGTTCGACTTCAATCCCGGCGAGAAGTTCGTCTACTCGAATTTTGGCTATGCCATTCTCGGTCGCGTGATCGAGCGCTTGAGCGGCATGCCGTACGAGGACTACGTGCGCACACGCGTGCTGCAGCCCGTGGGGGCCAATCGCACGCGGCTGGGCAAGACGCGCATGCGCGACGCGCTCGCAGACGAGGTGAAGTACTATCTACCGGAGGAACCCGGGATGGGCCTGACCGCGCCGCTGGTGCCATCCGTTTTCCCGGGCGAAGGCACGGTGCCCATCAACTACGGGGGCTACTACCTCGAAGCGATGGATTCACACGGCGGCTGGGTCTCGTCGACCGTCGATCTTTTGCGATTCGTGGCCGGCGTCGACGGCCGCGCCGATCGTCCGGACATCCTCAGCGCTGCACTCGTCGCGGAGATGACCAGCAACGGCCCCGCATTATGTGCCGGCGCGTGCTACTACGCAGGTGGATGGCTGGTTCGCCCCACCCAGGGCGACGCGACCTGGTCGCACGGGGGATCGCTGCCCGGCACGACGAGCATTCTCGTGCGCTCGTATCACAACTTCTCGTGGGTCGCGCTGTTCAACGCTCGCTCCGGAACCAACTTCGACGCCGAGCTCGATGCCGCACTATGGAATGCGCTTGCGGGCGTCACCTCATTTCCGACGCACGACCTGTTTTCGACCTTCCGATGA
- a CDS encoding glycine-rich domain-containing protein-like — translation MLETTSASTVHGDDVTISVNLAAAVRKAENGFFSNLPEAEAVESAARYLRFLTLIKRYPQTSLAPTRDIDEMWHAHMLHPVAYYRDCIANFGEIIDHDGGFGAEEDEAPVLAATFQHTAELWEKEFGEPYTSNDSRGVKCKRDCVNRCWHACKK, via the coding sequence ATGCTTGAGACGACGAGTGCGAGTACGGTGCACGGTGACGACGTAACCATCTCCGTGAATTTGGCTGCTGCCGTTCGAAAGGCGGAGAACGGCTTCTTCTCCAATCTTCCAGAAGCTGAGGCCGTCGAATCGGCTGCTCGCTACCTCAGGTTTCTCACGCTCATCAAGCGCTACCCGCAAACGTCCCTAGCACCCACTCGCGACATAGACGAGATGTGGCATGCGCATATGCTCCACCCCGTCGCGTATTATCGCGACTGTATTGCTAACTTCGGTGAGATCATAGATCACGATGGAGGCTTTGGAGCCGAGGAAGACGAAGCTCCCGTGCTCGCTGCGACGTTCCAGCACACTGCTGAGTTGTGGGAGAAAGAGTTTGGTGAGCCGTATACGTCGAATGACTCACGAGGGGTGAAGTGCAAGCGTGATTGCGTGAACCGTTGCTGGCATGCCTGTAAAAAGTAG
- a CDS encoding VOC family protein produces the protein MTVKRMDNVGIVVEDIDAAIEFFTELGLELEGRAPIEGDWAEGVTGLRDMRVEIAMMRTPDGHSRLEISRFLAPPVIADHRKAPVNALGYLRVMFTVVDLEDTLGRLRNRGAELVDRVVQYKDAYRLCYIRGPEGILIGLAQELR, from the coding sequence ATGACGGTCAAGCGAATGGACAACGTCGGCATCGTGGTGGAAGACATCGATGCCGCCATCGAGTTCTTCACCGAGCTCGGTCTCGAGCTCGAAGGGCGCGCCCCGATCGAAGGAGACTGGGCAGAGGGCGTCACCGGGCTGCGCGACATGCGCGTCGAGATCGCCATGATGCGTACACCGGACGGGCACAGCCGGCTCGAGATATCCCGATTCCTCGCGCCGCCGGTGATCGCCGATCACCGCAAGGCGCCGGTGAACGCTCTCGGTTACCTCCGCGTCATGTTCACCGTAGTGGACCTCGAGGATACCCTCGGCCGACTCCGCAATCGCGGCGCGGAGCTCGTGGATCGAGTGGTCCAGTACAAAGACGCGTATCGGCTGTGCTACATCCGGGGGCCTGAGGGAATTCTCATCGGGCTCGCCCAGGAACTCAGGTAG